A stretch of Metabacillus sp. FJAT-52054 DNA encodes these proteins:
- a CDS encoding TerC family protein: protein MDASLFLEYGWVLLILIVLEGILAADNALVMAVMVKHLPEEQRKKALFYGLAGAVVLRFGALFAISFLVNVWQVQAIGALYLLYISINHLVKKHVLKKDDDEISNPKKQSGFWGTVLKVELADLAFAVDSILAAVALAVTLSPTNLPEIGGLDGGQFLIILAGGLIGVVIMRFAANAFVKLLKKKANLESAAFLIVGWVGVKLALYTLAHPEINVISKHFIESPLWKGIFWTVLAGIAVGGWFLSKDVEVQDEEDSEPLKRAENE from the coding sequence ATGGATGCATCATTGTTTCTCGAGTATGGCTGGGTCCTGCTCATTCTAATCGTTCTTGAAGGGATCCTGGCAGCAGACAATGCTCTGGTAATGGCTGTAATGGTCAAGCATTTACCAGAAGAACAACGTAAAAAAGCATTGTTTTATGGATTAGCCGGAGCTGTTGTTTTAAGATTTGGAGCGTTGTTTGCTATTTCATTCCTTGTCAACGTTTGGCAGGTACAAGCTATTGGAGCTCTATACTTACTGTACATTTCGATTAATCATTTAGTGAAAAAACATGTATTAAAGAAAGATGATGATGAAATAAGCAACCCAAAAAAGCAATCTGGTTTTTGGGGAACTGTCTTAAAAGTTGAATTGGCAGACCTGGCATTTGCTGTAGATTCAATTTTGGCAGCAGTTGCTTTGGCTGTCACGCTATCTCCTACGAACCTTCCTGAGATTGGCGGGTTAGACGGGGGACAGTTCTTAATTATTCTAGCCGGTGGATTAATCGGTGTTGTGATTATGAGATTTGCCGCGAATGCGTTTGTTAAATTGCTTAAAAAGAAGGCCAACCTGGAATCTGCAGCCTTCTTAATTGTCGGCTGGGTAGGGGTTAAGCTTGCATTATATACATTGGCTCATCCTGAAATAAATGTCATTTCTAAACATTTTATTGAATCTCCGCTTTGGAAGGGTATTTTCTGGACAGTATTAGCGGGAATTGCCGTCGGAGGATGGTTCCTATCCAAAGACGTTGAAGTTCAAGATGAAGAAGATTCAGAACCATTAAAAAGAGCAGAAAATGAATAA
- a CDS encoding undecaprenyl-diphosphate phosphatase, with translation MNWLEAAILGLIQGLTEFLPVSSTGHLYLGRKLFGLQDAGLFLDTMLHIGTFIALVVFYKDILWKMAKRPFSRIVFLLAAGTIPAVAAGLLFKDFFDGISKTGMTIGWEFIFTAVFLLYADQIKKGDRKLDDLTLSDAIWIGSFQALAIFPAVSRSGLTIAGALMRGIDKKTAAYFSFLLSIPAVFGALLFQLKDLAEYTGPSIGFPSMLIATTTSAIFGYLAVAFMISFVKKHSLKWFALYVFGLGAGILLLQGLKIF, from the coding sequence ATGAATTGGCTCGAAGCTGCCATACTTGGTTTGATCCAGGGATTGACTGAATTTTTGCCTGTCAGCAGTACTGGGCACTTATATCTCGGCCGTAAACTATTTGGACTTCAGGATGCCGGTCTATTTTTGGATACCATGCTCCATATTGGAACATTCATTGCTCTGGTTGTCTTTTATAAAGATATTTTGTGGAAAATGGCAAAACGGCCATTCAGCAGGATTGTATTTCTTTTAGCCGCAGGTACCATCCCTGCTGTTGCTGCAGGTCTTTTATTCAAAGATTTTTTTGATGGAATCTCCAAAACCGGAATGACAATTGGCTGGGAGTTTATTTTCACAGCCGTGTTTCTTCTATATGCTGATCAGATAAAAAAAGGGGATCGCAAACTGGACGATCTCACTCTTTCAGATGCTATATGGATCGGTTCATTTCAGGCACTGGCTATTTTCCCTGCAGTTTCCCGCTCTGGCCTGACCATTGCCGGCGCTCTTATGAGGGGAATTGATAAAAAGACGGCTGCCTATTTTTCCTTTCTGCTTTCTATTCCAGCTGTTTTTGGCGCTTTGCTATTCCAGCTTAAAGATTTGGCAGAATATACAGGGCCTTCCATCGGTTTCCCTTCCATGCTGATTGCTACTACAACTTCAGCTATTTTTGGGTATTTGGCTGTCGCTTTCATGATTAGTTTTGTCAAAAAACATTCCTTGAAGTGGTTTGCGCTATATGTTTTTGGATTGGGAGCGGGGATTTTGCTTCTTCAGGGGTTAAAAATCTTTTAG
- a CDS encoding aldehyde dehydrogenase family protein has product MLKAINPATGSEIKEIEEVQLSQAGRIFQQAEHAQKEWQEKSLKERLAYYKTLRLLMASKLDQITTIIHADTGKPKAEALATDIMPVIDSIQHLEKTAETVLGRQNQTTPVLFWGKKSYIEYMARGTVLIISPWNYPLQLAMVPVLSALAGGNSVILKPSEITPLTGKLIELLFKEAGFPEGIVQVAQGGKELGEALVKEKPDYIFFTGSVKTGKIIQEQAAKDLIPTTLELGGKDPLIVFDDANLDRAAKAAVWGAFTNSGQVCMSTERVYVQRAVYQTFVRKVQELTMNLKQGSSLNDDIGSMTFPHQVDVVKKQVADAVNNGAKLAAGCIPAEWEEDSMFIKPMVLIDVNQDMEIMQEETFGPVMPIMPFDTEEEAVELANGTIYGLNASVWSSDIERAERVVSKLVTGNAVVNDVMLTVMNPNLPFGGAKQSGIGRYHGEGGLRIFCHEKSVMTDTGKRSSEIQWYPYRGKYKPYKVLFQTVFGSDKNWKAAAKAYREIMKQSK; this is encoded by the coding sequence ATGCTTAAAGCCATTAACCCTGCAACAGGTTCTGAGATTAAAGAAATCGAGGAGGTTCAGCTGAGTCAAGCTGGACGGATTTTCCAACAGGCAGAGCACGCACAAAAAGAGTGGCAGGAGAAATCCTTAAAAGAGAGGCTTGCTTACTATAAAACGCTTCGCCTGCTTATGGCTTCAAAACTGGACCAAATCACGACAATCATTCATGCGGATACGGGGAAACCGAAAGCGGAGGCGCTGGCTACTGATATTATGCCGGTTATTGACTCAATCCAGCACCTGGAGAAAACAGCCGAAACCGTATTGGGGAGGCAAAACCAGACAACCCCCGTCCTTTTTTGGGGCAAGAAAAGCTATATTGAATATATGGCTAGAGGAACGGTTCTGATCATTTCACCATGGAATTACCCGCTTCAGCTGGCGATGGTCCCGGTATTGAGTGCGCTCGCAGGGGGAAACTCGGTCATTTTAAAGCCTTCCGAAATAACCCCGCTAACTGGTAAACTGATTGAGCTGTTATTTAAAGAAGCGGGATTCCCGGAAGGTATTGTTCAGGTCGCGCAGGGCGGCAAGGAACTGGGAGAAGCGCTTGTGAAGGAAAAACCGGATTATATCTTTTTTACCGGCTCTGTTAAAACCGGGAAAATAATTCAGGAGCAGGCTGCAAAGGATCTTATTCCAACTACACTGGAACTGGGGGGGAAAGATCCGCTGATTGTATTTGATGATGCGAACCTCGACAGGGCAGCAAAAGCGGCAGTGTGGGGAGCATTTACAAATAGCGGCCAGGTATGCATGAGTACGGAGAGGGTTTACGTGCAGCGTGCAGTTTATCAGACATTTGTGAGGAAAGTACAGGAGCTGACCATGAATTTGAAGCAGGGATCCTCTTTAAATGATGATATTGGATCCATGACTTTCCCGCATCAGGTTGACGTTGTCAAGAAGCAGGTCGCTGATGCAGTGAACAATGGAGCTAAACTTGCAGCGGGCTGCATCCCGGCGGAATGGGAAGAGGACAGCATGTTTATAAAACCTATGGTTCTGATTGACGTCAATCAGGATATGGAGATCATGCAGGAGGAAACATTCGGCCCGGTCATGCCGATTATGCCTTTTGATACGGAAGAAGAAGCCGTTGAGCTTGCAAATGGGACAATTTATGGCTTGAATGCGAGCGTCTGGTCGTCAGATATTGAGAGGGCTGAACGAGTAGTATCGAAGCTTGTTACGGGAAATGCAGTTGTAAATGATGTTATGCTGACCGTTATGAATCCAAATCTCCCATTCGGAGGGGCGAAGCAAAGCGGAATTGGCCGGTACCATGGAGAAGGCGGCCTGAGAATCTTCTGCCACGAGAAGTCCGTTATGACGGACACGGGGAAACGCAGCTCCGAAATTCAATGGTATCCGTATCGCGGGAAATACAAACCATATAAAGTTCTCTTCCAAACTGTGTTCGGTTCCGATAAAAACTGGAAAGCCGCAGCGAAAGCATATCGGGAAATTATGAAACAATCTAAATAA